A single genomic interval of Leptospira montravelensis harbors:
- a CDS encoding HmuY family protein: MIINAINAGNPNALDKIVFSRLQADGSYLTRFNASNLDFYIYFYFEGNKQIPFSDKDKLTWDIAFNRYKVATNSGETNRSGLGGACKSNTTDFSVASSTSAASQGCSTFTIDTSSTTQGIGGAGAVYVGNSLMTEWYNYTIGNLTPKSDIYLIRSGTGSSIYAVHIENYYSDAGTSGYPTIRWKKLP; the protein is encoded by the coding sequence TTGATTATCAATGCAATCAATGCGGGGAATCCTAATGCTCTGGATAAAATTGTTTTCTCCCGTTTACAAGCGGACGGGAGTTACCTCACTCGCTTCAACGCTAGTAATTTAGATTTTTATATTTATTTCTATTTTGAAGGAAATAAACAAATCCCTTTTTCTGATAAAGATAAGTTAACCTGGGACATTGCTTTTAACCGATATAAGGTGGCAACAAATTCAGGGGAAACCAATCGTTCTGGTTTGGGTGGAGCCTGCAAAAGTAATACAACAGATTTTTCTGTTGCAAGTTCTACTTCTGCGGCTAGCCAAGGTTGTAGTACTTTTACCATTGATACTTCATCCACTACGCAAGGTATCGGTGGTGCTGGTGCCGTATACGTAGGAAACTCTTTAATGACAGAATGGTACAACTACACGATTGGAAATTTAACACCGAAATCCGATATCTATCTAATTCGTTCTGGAACCGGTTCTTCTATTTATGCAGTTCATATTGAAAACTATTATAGTGATGCGGGAACTTCCGGTTATCCGACCATCCGATGGAAAAAACTTCCCTAA